The region AACCGGTTGCCAGACCAAGAACACAGTCAGGCTTCATCAGTACCTGGGAAGCGATGATGCTGGCTGCCTTGCGGCTTAATTCTTCGTAATCTTTTGCTTTGTAGATTTTCATAATAATTGCCACCTTTCCATACATTATTAGTAGTTGCGGTGCCCCGGATTTCCAGAGGGTCACTGCTTTGGAAAAAATTTTTATTAATCTTTAAATACAGGATAACATTTTCCTAACATACTTTCAAGGGGTAAATGCATAAAATATTTATAAAAGCAGATAGGCCGTGTTCAGGGCAGCTGCAGATTATGGGTGCGAGGAGTGAAAGTATGACCAATTATCGGAGATTGATATCTTATATCTACGCCTATGAAGGTGAGGTAAAGGGAAAGAATATCGGGTTTGCCAAGCTGGAATCCCGGAATGGGCAATGCAAACTCAGCGTAAATGTAAAGAAGGTTTACGTTGGAAGCAGCGACCTGGGGGTTTATCTGCTGGCTTCGGGAAAGGAGATTTTCCTGGGCAGTATATTTATCCGCAGCGGATGCGGTGAGTTCCGCGCCGTGGTAAATGTGGAAAATGCCGCTGATTCCGGCTGCAGCATGGACCAGTGCTACGGTCTGACCATACACGAACAGGGGGATACATGGCGGGCATATACAACCATCTGGGAGGATGCGGTGGCCCATGCAGCGGAAGTGGAGCTGGCGGATGTGACCTCCAGTAAGCTGGGAGATGCAGAGGCGCAGATACATAGAAAAATGGAAGAACTGAATCAGGAGCTGCGGTCCGGGGAAAAGGCAGCGGAAGGCGGGGACGGTCCTGTGCTCAGCAGTTCTCCGGCAGAGGTCCGTCAGATGCGCGTTGCGGGAAAACAGAACGGTACACAGGAATCCTCTTTAAAACGTGCCGCGGAGACTGTGGAGGCCGTACAGGAGGCAGAGGTATCGGCCGGAATGTCAGAGGAAGTATTCCAGGCGGAGGATGAGGCCAACCAGACAGCAGAATCCAGTCAAAGGACAGAAGTATTGGAACAGGCAGCGGAAAAAACAGTCGGGGCAGAAGAAATTGTATCGGAGTCAGTAGAGGCAGAGCCGGCCGAAATGTCCGAAAATCAGAATGAGCAGGGCGGCAGCGTCCAGCAAAACAATCAGGAGTCAGAGGAAGCTGTAAAGCAGATGGAGACTTTTGGTACCCCGGATGCCGGAGGCGATTTGGCGCTGGAACCGGAGCTGTTGCCTGATGCAGAAGACAGTATGGAGCTGGAGCCGGAATCCCTGCCGGATGAAATGCCGGATGGAATACAGGAGGCACAGGAATCAGGAGACATCCCGGATTCCCGATTAGAGTGCCAATCGGAGAAGGAGGCAGAGCCGGAGAAAACAGTGGTTTTACGAAATAGAGGTCCGGCGGGAATCATGCCAATAGAAGATGTGGAACAGACGAATGGCATGATGACGCCAAATGCGGGTAGAGAGCAGGAATCAGACCGTGGGGCCTGGAAAGACAAATGGAATTTTGGGGAGCGGCAAAAGCCTCAGCACAGCTGTGATGAAAAGAATGTGACATCTATAAGAGAACAGCTTTTTCAGGAAAATGAAAGAATGCCCCGTGAGCCTCAGACCGTCCAAGACCCGCTGAATATGGGAGCGCCCAGGCAGGAAGAAATGGTTCCTGATACCCGTATTCCTCTGCAGCCTGATAGTATGCCGGAAAACAGGACGGTTCCCAGACCAAACATAATGACCAGGCCCGGGATGCCACGCAGGCATATGCCTGCGGGAACAGTGCATACGGGTTCTTCCGGAGGCCAGTTGGAGAAGGAACGGCTGATGGAACAGTATCCGGTGAATCAGCAGCCATCACAGGGAATGGGACCAATGAATCAGCAGCCAATGCGGAGCCGTCAGTCTATGCCGGGGCAGCAGCCAATGCCGGGTCAGCAGCCAATGCCGGGTCAGCAGCCAATGCCGGGTCAGCATCCAATGCCGGGGCAGCAGCCAACGTCGAATCAACAGTCAAGGGCACCCCGCCAGCTGATGCCGAGCAGTCAGATAATGCCGTCACGTCAACAAACGCCGGGGCAGAGTTCGATGAGCCAGCAGCCGGTACCAAATCGGCAGCCAATGCAAACCCGTCAGCCAGTACCAAACCAGCAGCCGATGCCAAACCAGCAGCCGATGCCAAACCAGCAGCCGATGTCAAACCAGCAGCCGATGTCAAACCAACAGCCCGCACCAAATCAACGGCCACAGAACCAGCAGCCCATGCCATCCCGGCGCCCGGTAAACCAACAGGTATACCAGGGCAGGAAGCCCTTCATGCGGCCGGCCGGGCCGGAGACCGGTGACAGCGGCGAAACAGTTGGGCAGGCTGAGGAAAGAGTGCCCGTTGTTGATGCAGGCGAGGAAACCATGATACTGGGAAATTTCCAGGAGTTAGAACGGCTGGAGCAGGAAGAACAGCAATCTGATTTCCCGGGCAGGCTGTGGGATGGCTTGCGCAAGCGGTATCCCAAGATACAGGCATTTGACAGCGCCAATGGGTGTGAGATTCTGACAATTAAGCCTCAGGATATCGGACTGCTGCCACGGGAGAACTGGAATTATGGCAATAACAGCTTTCTGCTGCACGGATACTATAATTACCGTTATCTGATATTAGCCCGTATCGGAGATGAGACAAAGGGGCGGACCCGATACATACTTGGGGTCCCCGGCAATTATTACAGCAATGAAAAATACATGGCATCCATGTTCGGCTTTCCACATTTCGTGCTGGCAAGAAAACAGCCGTCACAGGACGGCCGCTTTGGATACTGGTATACGGATGTGCGGTTAGAAAACCAGGATTAAATAATTCGTCCCTTTCGGTACGGTCTGACTTTGCCGGAAGGGGCGAAACATGGATGCAATTAACTTAAATGCCATACAAAATTTATCACATAACCCTTATTCGGGTTAGTAATCAATTCCCCGCAGGGAAACCTGCCCCACATAGGGGCGTACCAAATCAGCAAACGCCGTCATTTCATCCTTTGTAAAATCTGAATAGACTCCGGGGACAAGTACTTCTCCGGATTCCGTGAAACACTGCAGGTAGTATTCAGGACAACCCTTAATCCACGGTCCAATCTGCCTGAAATCATCCGATGTGTGAAGACCGCGGACAACGGTGGTCCGAAATTCGTAGGGAACGCTGCCTGACAGCAGAAATTCGATACTCTCATCTATCCGTTCCATGGAAAGACCGGATACCCCGGCTGCCTCTTCATAGTGGTTCCGTCCGGCTTTAATGTCCATTGCAACGCAATCCAAAAGCTCTTTGGCACACAAATCTTTCAGTATTCCGGGCATGTAGCCATTGGTATCCAGCTTCACAGCCAGTCCCAGGCTTCGCACCTTCCGTATGAACTCCTCCAGGTCCGGCTGTAGGGTAGGCTCACCTCCTGTGATGCAGACTCCTTCCAGTACCCGCTTGCGTTTTTCCAGGAACGCCAGGATATCCTCCTGGGTTTCATATTCTTCTGCGTCTGAGCCCAGAAGTCCGCTGTTATGGCAGAAGGGACACCGGAAATTACACCCTCCTGTAAATATAGTTGCGGCCACCCTGCCCGGAAAGTCCAGCAGCGTAGTCTTTTGCAGTCCGCATATTTTCATAGCCTCTTAACCTGTCCCTTTTCAATTTTTGATTTATTCTTTATAATAAAAAAGTATAACACACATGAAGCCTTAAAAAAAGAGGAATCAAATCATGGCAAAAGGGCCAATTGATATAGGAGAGGAAAATATGGCATTAAATCAGGAAGATATGGCATCGAACCAGGAACCCACAGAACCAAACCGCCAACCCCGCGACAGAAAGGCAGCAGAAACAGAAGCAGCCCGTCTAAAGGGGCAGGAAACACGGCGCAGGAATTATGAAAAGAGAATGGAGAAGCGGCGTCTTGCGGCCCTTGCGGCAGAGGAGCAGCGTTTGAAGCAGAGAAAGCGGGATGAAGGGTTTATGAGGGAGGCGCTTCGCCAGGCTAAAAAGGCGGCCGCCATCGGGGACGTGCCCATCGGATGCGTGATTGTCTGCGGGGACAGGATCATAGCCAGGGGATATAACCGGCGTAACGCGGATAAGAGTGTGCTGTCCCATGCTGAAATTATTTCCATTAAAAAGGCATGCAAAAAGATGGGAGACTGGCGTTTGGAGGATTGCACCATGTATGTGACACTGGAACCATGCCCCATGTGTGCCGGAGCGATTGTGCAGGCGCGTATACCCAGGATTGCGGTGGGATGCATGAATCCCAAGGCCGGCTGCGCGGGGTCCGTACTGGATATGCTCCATGTGCCGGGATTTAATCATCAGGCAGAGGTGGCGGAGGGGGTGCTGGAACAGGAATGTTCAAAGCTGATGTCGGATTTCTTCCAGAACCTGCGTGAACGCAAAAAATAATTTTCTTATTGTAACGGTGCAGGACGGCATATCTTCTTGAACGAAAAATCCGGTTAAGAAGCACCGTCCTGAACGATTACCGTTTATTCTGTGATTTTTTTCATTGCCTGACTTGCTGCGATGAGGATTGGATCATAAACAGGAGCTGCGGGAGGGGCGTAAACTAAGTCTAATTCATTTATCTCTTCTACAGTCATGCCACAAGTAATTGCAGTTGCGAGTACATTAATTCTTCCTGGGATACTTTCACTTCCAATGCCCTGAGCACCCAGAAGGAGGCCGGTTTTTTTATCCACTATCAGGCAGATGTGATTGTCGCGGCCGCCAGGATAATAGGAAGCGCGGTCTGCTTTCGTGATGCTGACCGATATCGCGTCAAATCCCTCTCTGACTGCTTGCTCTTGTGATAGGCCAGTTGCGGCAATAAAAAGCTCAAACACTTTTGTCACCATGGAACCCAATACTCCCTTAAAGGTGTCATGTCCGCCGGCCACGTTACCACCCGCAATACGTCCTTGCTTGTTAGCGGTTGTACCTAGAGGAACGTAAGCTGGTTTTCCTGTAATCCTGTTTTTCATCTGTACGCAGTCTCCACAGGCCCAGATATCCTTGTGGCTTGTGCGCATCTCATCATCCACAATAATTCCTCCATTCAGGCCCAGTGCAAGTCCGGCTTTCTCGGCCAGAGCACTGGCCGGTTTTACGCCAGCCGATACAAGGATTATGTCTGATGGTTCGTTCTCTCCATAGGCTGTCCGAATACCTTTGGCTTCTCCGTTTTCACAAAGGATTTCAGATATCTGTGTGCCCGTGTGTACTTTTATGCCGCGCTTCATAAGAGTATCCTCCAGCGCTTTAGAAAATGCGTTGTCTAAAAATGGAAGGAGTCGTGGGAATTGCTCATATAAGGATACAGAAAGCCCGGCTTTGCTCAGCTCCTCGGCGGTCTCAAGTCCGATAGCTCCGCCGCCGATGATACAGACTCTCCCATTTTCCTTTGCTGCAGCTTTTAGACGGATGCCATCTTCCATGTTTCTCAGATAGTATACTCCATTTGAGTGAATTCCGGGAATAGGCGGTACTACTGGTATTGCTCCAGTGGCAATCACCAGTTTATCATAAGGATGTATACTGACTCTGTCTGTATCTAAATTTTTTACAGAAACCTCCTTTTTTTCCGGGTCAATGAGAATCACCTCATGGTGTATCCAGGCGGATATATTCCGCTTGCTTTTTAACGATTCTGCGTTAATTGCCACCAACTCATTGATATCATGAATGATTCCCCCTACAAAATAGGGAAGACCGCATGCTCCATAACTGACAAATCCGGATTTTTCAAAGACTTGGATCTCCATGTCAGGTTTCTCTTTACGTGCTCGGGATGCCGCGCTTAGGCCAGCAGCAGTACCTCCTATAACAATCAATTTCTCTGCCATGTTGAACCTCCGGTTTTCAATTCTTTACTCCATATTTGTCAATGACACCCATCTCACCCATCAAATTTTCAAGCTCTTTCAGTTTGTTACCGGCATAATCCTGATAAGGCTTTCTCAGGTGTCCTCCCGGAAG is a window of Enterocloster clostridioformis DNA encoding:
- a CDS encoding DUF6128 domain-containing protein, with the translated sequence MTNYRRLISYIYAYEGEVKGKNIGFAKLESRNGQCKLSVNVKKVYVGSSDLGVYLLASGKEIFLGSIFIRSGCGEFRAVVNVENAADSGCSMDQCYGLTIHEQGDTWRAYTTIWEDAVAHAAEVELADVTSSKLGDAEAQIHRKMEELNQELRSGEKAAEGGDGPVLSSSPAEVRQMRVAGKQNGTQESSLKRAAETVEAVQEAEVSAGMSEEVFQAEDEANQTAESSQRTEVLEQAAEKTVGAEEIVSESVEAEPAEMSENQNEQGGSVQQNNQESEEAVKQMETFGTPDAGGDLALEPELLPDAEDSMELEPESLPDEMPDGIQEAQESGDIPDSRLECQSEKEAEPEKTVVLRNRGPAGIMPIEDVEQTNGMMTPNAGREQESDRGAWKDKWNFGERQKPQHSCDEKNVTSIREQLFQENERMPREPQTVQDPLNMGAPRQEEMVPDTRIPLQPDSMPENRTVPRPNIMTRPGMPRRHMPAGTVHTGSSGGQLEKERLMEQYPVNQQPSQGMGPMNQQPMRSRQSMPGQQPMPGQQPMPGQQPMPGQHPMPGQQPTSNQQSRAPRQLMPSSQIMPSRQQTPGQSSMSQQPVPNRQPMQTRQPVPNQQPMPNQQPMPNQQPMSNQQPMSNQQPAPNQRPQNQQPMPSRRPVNQQVYQGRKPFMRPAGPETGDSGETVGQAEERVPVVDAGEETMILGNFQELERLEQEEQQSDFPGRLWDGLRKRYPKIQAFDSANGCEILTIKPQDIGLLPRENWNYGNNSFLLHGYYNYRYLILARIGDETKGRTRYILGVPGNYYSNEKYMASMFGFPHFVLARKQPSQDGRFGYWYTDVRLENQD
- a CDS encoding anaerobic ribonucleoside-triphosphate reductase activating protein, whose product is MKICGLQKTTLLDFPGRVAATIFTGGCNFRCPFCHNSGLLGSDAEEYETQEDILAFLEKRKRVLEGVCITGGEPTLQPDLEEFIRKVRSLGLAVKLDTNGYMPGILKDLCAKELLDCVAMDIKAGRNHYEEAAGVSGLSMERIDESIEFLLSGSVPYEFRTTVVRGLHTSDDFRQIGPWIKGCPEYYLQCFTESGEVLVPGVYSDFTKDEMTAFADLVRPYVGQVSLRGIDY
- the tadA gene encoding tRNA adenosine(34) deaminase TadA; protein product: MAKGPIDIGEENMALNQEDMASNQEPTEPNRQPRDRKAAETEAARLKGQETRRRNYEKRMEKRRLAALAAEEQRLKQRKRDEGFMREALRQAKKAAAIGDVPIGCVIVCGDRIIARGYNRRNADKSVLSHAEIISIKKACKKMGDWRLEDCTMYVTLEPCPMCAGAIVQARIPRIAVGCMNPKAGCAGSVLDMLHVPGFNHQAEVAEGVLEQECSKLMSDFFQNLRERKK
- a CDS encoding FAD-dependent oxidoreductase, which gives rise to MAEKLIVIGGTAAGLSAASRARKEKPDMEIQVFEKSGFVSYGACGLPYFVGGIIHDINELVAINAESLKSKRNISAWIHHEVILIDPEKKEVSVKNLDTDRVSIHPYDKLVIATGAIPVVPPIPGIHSNGVYYLRNMEDGIRLKAAAKENGRVCIIGGGAIGLETAEELSKAGLSVSLYEQFPRLLPFLDNAFSKALEDTLMKRGIKVHTGTQISEILCENGEAKGIRTAYGENEPSDIILVSAGVKPASALAEKAGLALGLNGGIIVDDEMRTSHKDIWACGDCVQMKNRITGKPAYVPLGTTANKQGRIAGGNVAGGHDTFKGVLGSMVTKVFELFIAATGLSQEQAVREGFDAISVSITKADRASYYPGGRDNHICLIVDKKTGLLLGAQGIGSESIPGRINVLATAITCGMTVEEINELDLVYAPPAAPVYDPILIAASQAMKKITE